The sequence GTAGGCGCGCAGCGAGTGGCCCCGGGAACGCTGCTCGAAGGTCCGCTGGAGCACCGGCAGCCCGGCCGGCCAGGCGGTCAGCCCGGACTGCTCGATGCCCCGGCCCGAGGCCGCCGAGGAGAGCGTCTCCTTCAGCTTGGGCTTCAGCCGCAGCCGCAGCTCCTCCAGGTCCTTGGACTCGGCGAGCTTCTTGCGCCCGTCCACCACCCGGAAGGTCACCTTGAGGTGCTCGGGGACCCGCTCCTCGTCCCAGGCCTCCGGAGGCACGGTGACCGCCGTCAGGCGCTTCAGGACGTGCTCCAGGGCCGGCAGCAGCGGCTCCTGGCGCTCCTGGTTGTTCCTCAGCTCGCGCAGTGCCGCGCGGGCGAAGTCCGGGGCGGGGACGAAGTTGCGCCGCACCGCCTTCGGCAGCGACTTGATCCAGGCCGTCACCAGCTCCTCGCGCAGGCCCGGGATCTGCCAGTCGAAGCCCTCCGCGGTGACCTGGTTGAGCACCGGCAGCGGGATGTGGACGGTGACGCCGTCCGCGTCGCTGCCCGGCTCGAACTGGTAGGTCAGGACGAACCGCAGCTTGCCCTGCACCCAGTGGTCCGGGTAGTCGGCCTCGGTGACGCCGTCCGCGGCGTCGTTGATCAGCATCGACTTCTCGAAGTTGAGCAGGTCGGGCTGCTCGTGCCGGGCCTTCTTCCACCAGGCGTCGAAGTGCCGGGTGGAGACGATGTCCTCGGGCAGCCGGCCGTCGTAGAACTCGAACAGGGTCTGGTCGTCGACCATGATGTCCCGGCGGCGGGCCCGGTTCTCCAGCTCCTCGACCTCGCCGAGCAGCTTGCGGTTCTCCGCGAAGAACCGGTGGTGGGTCTCCCAGTCGCCCTCGACCAGGGCGTTGCGGATGAACAGCTCGCGGCAGAGCTCCGGGTCGATCCGGCCGTAGTTGACCTTCCGCGCGGACACGATCGGCACCCCGTAGAGGGTGACTTTCTCGAACGCCAGCACGGCCCCGGACTTCTTCTCCCAGTGCGGCTCGCTGTAGTTGCGCTTCACCAGGTGGGCGGCCAGCGGCTCCACCCACTCGGGTTCGATCTTCGCGTTGATCCGGGCCCACAGCCGGGAGGTTTCCACCAGCTCGGCCGACATCACCCAGCGCGGCGGCTTCTTGAACAGGCCGGAGCCGGGGAACACCGCGAACCGGGCGCCCCGGGCGCCGCCGTACTCCCGCTTCTCCACGTCGAACAGGCCGATGTGCGAGAGCAGGCCGGCCAGCAGGGACTGGTGGATCCGGTCCGCGTCCGGCTCGGCGTCCTCGTGGGCCTCCTCGATGGTGACACCGAGCTGCTTGGCGACCGTGCGCAGCTGGGAGTAGATGTCCTGCCACTCCCGTATCCGCAGGTAGTTGAGGAACTCCGCCTTGCACATCCGGCGGAACGCGGAGGAGGAGAGCTCGCGCTGCTGCTCGCGCACGTAGCGCCACATGGCGAGGAAGGCGAGGAAGTCGGAGCTCTCGGAGCTGAACCGGCGGTGCCGCTCGTCGGCGGCCTGGCGCTTCTCGGCGGGGCGCTCGCGCGGGTCCTGGATGGAGAGCGCGGCGGCGATCACCATGACGTCCCGGACACAGCCGTTGCGGTCCGCCTCCAGCACCATCCGGGCCATCCGCGGGTCCACCGGGAGCTGGGCCAGTTTGCGGCCGAGCGGGGTGAGCCGCTTGCGGAGGTCCTTCTCGGCCGGGTCGAGCGCGCCCAGCTCGTGCAGGAGGCTGATGCCGTCCTTGATGTTGCGCGAGTCCGGCGGGTCCAGGAACGGGAAGGCGGCGATGTCGCCGAGGCCGGCGGCGGTCATCTGGAGGATGACCGAGGCCAGGTTGGTGCGCAGGATCTCGGCGTCCGTGAACTCGGGGCGGGAGAGGAAGTCCTCCTCCGAGTAGAGCCGGATGCAGATGCCGTCCGAGGTGCGGCCGCAGCGGCCCTTGCGCTGGTTGGCGCTGGCCTGGCTGATCGCCTCGATCGGCAGCCGCTGGACCTTGGTGCGGTGGCTGTAGCGGGAGATCCGGGCGCTGCCCGGGTCGATCACGTACTTGATGCCGGGGACGGTGAGGCTGGTCTCGGCGACGTTGGTGGCCAGCACGATCCGGCGGGAGGAGGAGCGC comes from Streptomyces sp. TLI_053 and encodes:
- the hrpA gene encoding ATP-dependent RNA helicase HrpA — encoded protein: MGELAARLPELTLRDQVRIGRRLDGARRVRKDEARAQIAAEIAADIDKAELLVERRRNAVPEIRYPAELPVSQKKDEILAAVRDHQVVIVAGETGSGKTTQIPKICLELGRGVRGLIGHTQPRRIAARTVAERVAEELDSPLGEAVGWKVRFTDQVGPDTLVKLMTDGILLAEVQTDRELRQYDTLIIDEAHERSLNIDFLLGYLKQLLPRRPDLKVIITSATIDPERFARHFGDAPIVEVSGRTYPVEVRYRPIVDEDEDGDTDEVDRDRDQIQAICDAAEELQAEGPGDILVFLSGEREIRDTADALDKLRLKHTEVLPLYARLSSAEQHKVFQRSSSRRIVLATNVAETSLTVPGIKYVIDPGSARISRYSHRTKVQRLPIEAISQASANQRKGRCGRTSDGICIRLYSEEDFLSRPEFTDAEILRTNLASVILQMTAAGLGDIAAFPFLDPPDSRNIKDGISLLHELGALDPAEKDLRKRLTPLGRKLAQLPVDPRMARMVLEADRNGCVRDVMVIAAALSIQDPRERPAEKRQAADERHRRFSSESSDFLAFLAMWRYVREQQRELSSSAFRRMCKAEFLNYLRIREWQDIYSQLRTVAKQLGVTIEEAHEDAEPDADRIHQSLLAGLLSHIGLFDVEKREYGGARGARFAVFPGSGLFKKPPRWVMSAELVETSRLWARINAKIEPEWVEPLAAHLVKRNYSEPHWEKKSGAVLAFEKVTLYGVPIVSARKVNYGRIDPELCRELFIRNALVEGDWETHHRFFAENRKLLGEVEELENRARRRDIMVDDQTLFEFYDGRLPEDIVSTRHFDAWWKKARHEQPDLLNFEKSMLINDAADGVTEADYPDHWVQGKLRFVLTYQFEPGSDADGVTVHIPLPVLNQVTAEGFDWQIPGLREELVTAWIKSLPKAVRRNFVPAPDFARAALRELRNNQERQEPLLPALEHVLKRLTAVTVPPEAWDEERVPEHLKVTFRVVDGRKKLAESKDLEELRLRLKPKLKETLSSAASGRGIEQSGLTAWPAGLPVLQRTFEQRSRGHSLRAYPALVDEGESVGVKLFDTPEAQQGAMWEGTRRLLMLSTTSPAKSIQGRLGNQAKLALSYNPHGSVPALFEDVVACAADRLMARAGGPAWDEAAFAALRDKVRADLYDLSADTTLKTATALIAFHRATTRLKSVSSPVLLNAVNDIRLHLASLVHPGFVTATGWQRLPDLKRYLLAVDRRLEALPNHPQRDAQQLLKVQQVQQAYGELLAAVPAGRQPSAEVLAIRWMIEELRVSFFAQSLGTPSPVSEKRILKAMEAARAAL